One Lentibacillus cibarius DNA window includes the following coding sequences:
- the argC gene encoding N-acetyl-gamma-glutamyl-phosphate reductase, whose protein sequence is MLLKACVIGANGYGGIELIRLLYSHPKVTIDVLVSHSTQGQAITAQYPQLQNIVELPLEKLDVNEILDRVDVVFFATPSGITKDIAPAFIEAGLPCIDLSGDFRLKDGDVYSEWYKNTPAQQQFLDHAVYGLAELYRGDIQQAAFIANPGCYPTAALLGIIPAIKLGVIDESRTIIIDGKTGVSGAGRKPALGTIFSEINENTKAYKVGTHQHIPEMEQVLSDINNQQVTILFNAHLVPMTRGILCTIYIPINDNLTDTDFTELYKETYRDDYFIRVRPEKTWPATKEVYGTNFCDIGVGFDQRTNTLTVVSVIDNLVKGAAGQAVQNLNLVNHWDEKLGLDTIPTYP, encoded by the coding sequence ATGCTATTGAAGGCATGTGTCATTGGGGCAAACGGTTATGGGGGGATTGAACTTATTCGTCTTCTCTATAGCCATCCAAAGGTAACGATTGACGTACTTGTTTCCCATTCAACACAGGGGCAAGCAATTACTGCGCAGTATCCGCAATTACAAAATATAGTGGAATTGCCATTGGAAAAATTGGATGTAAATGAAATATTGGATCGTGTGGATGTTGTATTTTTTGCGACACCATCCGGCATAACAAAGGATATTGCCCCAGCGTTTATCGAGGCTGGCTTACCGTGTATTGATCTTTCCGGTGATTTCAGGTTAAAAGATGGTGATGTATACAGCGAGTGGTATAAAAACACACCTGCCCAGCAGCAGTTCCTTGACCACGCTGTCTATGGACTTGCCGAACTATACCGAGGTGATATTCAGCAGGCAGCATTTATCGCTAATCCCGGATGTTATCCTACTGCCGCGTTGCTCGGGATTATTCCCGCCATAAAACTCGGTGTAATCGATGAGAGCCGGACCATTATTATTGATGGTAAGACCGGTGTCTCCGGTGCGGGCCGGAAGCCTGCACTAGGGACCATTTTTTCAGAGATAAACGAGAATACAAAAGCGTATAAAGTTGGTACACACCAGCATATACCGGAAATGGAACAAGTATTATCCGACATAAATAACCAGCAGGTGACGATTTTATTCAATGCACATTTAGTTCCAATGACCAGAGGAATCTTATGTACTATTTATATACCCATAAATGACAATCTAACTGATACGGATTTTACTGAACTTTATAAAGAGACATATCGGGATGATTACTTTATTCGGGTTAGACCTGAAAAAACATGGCCTGCAACAAAAGAAGTTTACGGAACAAACTTTTGTGATATTGGTGTCGGATTTGACCAGCGTACCAATACCCTTACTGTCGTATCCGTAATCGACAACCTTGTTAAGGGTGCTGCCGGTCAAGCGGTACAAAATCTTAATCTAGTAAACCATTGGGATGAGAAATTGGGACTTGACACGATTCCAACATACCCATAA
- a CDS encoding DNA polymerase IV: MSQWYPKKGRVIFHVDMNSFYASVEMAYNPKLKGKPLAIAGNPEERKGIIVTSSYKARAKGVRTTMQLWEARRLCPDLTVLRPNFDRYRTASKEMFQMLAAITTCVQPVSIDEGYMDITGTEEHGSPIEIAENLQQQIKNELDLPCSIGIAPNKFLAKMASDMKKPMGITILRKRDIREKLWPLPIEEMYGVGEKTAAKMRAIDIQTIGDLANGDGYQLKQLFGINGERLKNRANGMDERPVDPDAVHEFKSIGSSQTLPTDTVDEDEIRQLMNLLADNVERRMKRKQAVGRSIQIMIRYYDRTTVTRSKKLHDYIDKKEDILYAANELFQKHWNTEPIRLLGITVQDVDEKQNIAKQLDLFTYEKEAEKEKLYTTIDQLTQKYGKNTFKQLQNDTDDDLRTSFQKDFLDDYKK; the protein is encoded by the coding sequence ATGTCACAATGGTACCCCAAAAAAGGCAGGGTCATTTTTCATGTTGATATGAATTCGTTCTATGCATCGGTAGAAATGGCCTATAATCCAAAACTAAAAGGAAAACCGTTGGCGATTGCCGGAAATCCAGAGGAACGTAAAGGCATTATTGTTACAAGCAGCTATAAAGCGAGAGCGAAAGGGGTTCGGACAACGATGCAGTTGTGGGAGGCGCGAAGATTGTGCCCGGATCTGACAGTTCTTCGCCCTAATTTTGACCGGTACCGAACTGCTTCCAAAGAAATGTTTCAAATGCTTGCGGCAATCACTACATGCGTTCAGCCGGTGTCTATTGATGAGGGATATATGGATATAACCGGTACCGAAGAGCATGGTAGTCCTATCGAAATTGCTGAAAACCTGCAGCAACAAATCAAAAACGAACTGGACCTTCCATGTAGCATTGGTATTGCCCCCAATAAATTTCTGGCAAAGATGGCTTCTGACATGAAAAAACCGATGGGGATCACCATTTTGCGGAAACGGGATATCCGTGAAAAGCTTTGGCCACTGCCGATTGAGGAAATGTACGGTGTCGGCGAGAAAACGGCTGCCAAAATGCGCGCAATCGATATCCAAACAATCGGCGACCTCGCGAATGGTGATGGTTACCAGCTTAAACAGCTATTTGGAATTAATGGCGAACGGCTGAAAAATCGGGCAAATGGAATGGACGAGCGACCTGTCGACCCGGATGCCGTACATGAATTTAAAAGTATCGGCAGTTCACAGACTTTGCCCACAGATACGGTTGATGAAGACGAAATTCGACAACTGATGAATTTGCTCGCTGACAATGTGGAACGAAGGATGAAAAGAAAACAAGCAGTGGGGCGCAGCATTCAGATTATGATTAGGTATTATGATCGAACAACAGTAACTCGTAGTAAAAAACTGCATGATTATATTGATAAAAAAGAGGATATCCTTTATGCAGCTAACGAGCTTTTTCAAAAGCACTGGAATACCGAACCAATCCGGCTCCTTGGCATAACTGTTCAAGATGTGGATGAGAAGCAAAATATCGCTAAACAGTTAGACTTGTTTACGTATGAAAAGGAAGCGGAGAAGGAGAAGCTTTATACCACTATAGATCAATTAACACAAAAGTACGGAAAAAACACCTTTAAACAACTACAAAATGATACCGATGACGATTTGCGGACAAGTTTTCAAAAGGATTTCTTGGATGATTATAAAAAGTAG
- the carB gene encoding carbamoyl-phosphate synthase (glutamine-hydrolyzing) large subunit, with product MNNVSKVLVIGSGPIVIGQAAEFDYAGAQACLALKEEGIEVVLLNNNPATIMTDKAVADSIYMEPMTVATIEKIFSEEQPDGMIGTLGGQTGLNLTMEVYQSGLLEKHGVKLLGSSVESIQQGEDREKFRALMHDLLEPVPESYTVTSVEKAIEYADIIGYPVIVRPAYTLGGSGGGFASDEHALREVASNGLQSSSIHQILVEKSIKGWKEVEFEVIRDKSDTCVIVCGMENVDPVGVHTGDSVVTAPVQTLSQTQNKLLCDAAVKIIRNLGIVGACNIQFAMSPSTNDYYVIEVNPRVSRSSALASKATGCPIALLATKCALNSHLKDYFPVQDKAVYMPEIDYTVVKIPRFSFDKFPEVNRTLGTQMKATGETMAIDRSFAAALNKAIRSLDCNMYSFRHSMVGDLEETALFEHMQAPTDLRLFAVAEALRRGKTIQELEEMTAISTFFLENINHIVEMEEQLTTMSLQSISQEMMIQAKELQISDTALAACLQTTESAIREKRNSMGLTPAYQTVITENHLPYYYSTWQGDLYTKSQPNEKDKVLIIGSGPIRIGQGMEFDYSCVHAAYALKKAGYTTVIINNNPETVSTDSSVADHLYFEPLTAEDVLSVIQYENISGALIQFGGQTALDLAEELAEAGVYIYGTPIDTVNQLEDRNLFYKILHQLNIPHIQGEMAYRMDDIKLRAEKIGYPVLVRPSYVIGGELMQIIYHEHALDSYLQEIKQLNERSWPILIDKYIQGLEVELDCVSDGQNIMVPAIMEHIERAGVHSGDSIAVMPPVHLTVRQQEKLLDYTKAICQKTNIVGMINIQFVVSDDTVYVLEVNPRASRTVPMVSKLTDTAMVDNAVHVQLGMMLGKDVLPETLGYYAVKAPVFSSAQMEGMDPLLGPVMKSTGEILGLDTSYEKALAKATGIPSLTLETNPSKTGLFCSIADREKILAAPLLEKLAARFHLLATPGTSSYLRACGIENETVANSPEALHTLFHERSLAGAVIIPSGVQQKKSGDVARKLATNNQVALFTCIDTLKTVMECWQADDDFSVATLQQYYKKRLTSVSV from the coding sequence ATGAATAACGTATCAAAGGTTCTTGTAATTGGCTCCGGCCCAATTGTAATCGGTCAGGCTGCAGAATTTGATTATGCAGGTGCGCAGGCTTGTTTAGCGCTTAAGGAAGAGGGTATTGAAGTTGTCCTGTTAAACAACAACCCTGCAACAATTATGACTGACAAAGCCGTAGCAGATTCCATTTATATGGAACCGATGACAGTGGCAACGATAGAAAAGATTTTTAGTGAAGAACAACCTGACGGAATGATAGGCACCCTTGGCGGCCAAACAGGATTGAACCTGACCATGGAAGTGTATCAGTCAGGACTACTGGAAAAGCATGGTGTGAAGCTTTTGGGATCATCTGTTGAATCGATTCAGCAAGGAGAAGACCGTGAAAAGTTTCGTGCGCTCATGCATGACCTCTTAGAACCGGTACCGGAATCTTATACAGTTACGTCAGTAGAAAAAGCCATTGAGTATGCGGATATCATTGGCTATCCGGTTATTGTCCGGCCTGCTTATACATTGGGTGGTTCAGGTGGTGGCTTTGCCAGTGATGAACATGCACTAAGAGAAGTAGCTTCCAACGGTCTACAGTCAAGTTCCATTCATCAGATTTTAGTTGAAAAAAGCATTAAGGGCTGGAAAGAAGTTGAGTTTGAAGTTATTCGGGATAAAAGTGATACGTGTGTCATTGTTTGCGGTATGGAAAACGTTGACCCTGTTGGTGTACATACGGGTGATTCTGTTGTTACGGCACCAGTTCAAACACTGTCACAAACACAGAATAAGCTGTTGTGTGATGCAGCCGTAAAAATTATCCGTAATTTAGGGATTGTAGGGGCTTGTAACATACAATTTGCCATGTCACCATCAACAAATGATTATTATGTAATTGAGGTAAATCCGCGTGTTAGCCGATCTTCCGCGTTAGCTTCCAAAGCAACCGGCTGTCCGATTGCTTTGCTAGCGACGAAATGTGCACTTAATAGTCATTTGAAAGATTATTTTCCTGTCCAGGATAAAGCTGTCTATATGCCTGAAATTGACTATACGGTCGTGAAAATACCGCGCTTTTCTTTCGATAAATTTCCTGAAGTAAACCGGACATTGGGTACCCAAATGAAGGCAACAGGGGAAACGATGGCAATTGACCGTTCATTTGCTGCAGCTTTAAACAAGGCCATTCGTTCATTAGATTGTAACATGTACAGCTTCCGGCATTCTATGGTAGGTGATTTGGAAGAAACAGCGTTGTTTGAACACATGCAAGCACCAACTGACCTAAGACTATTCGCAGTTGCTGAGGCACTTCGCCGAGGAAAAACAATACAAGAACTCGAAGAAATGACAGCAATCAGCACGTTCTTTCTGGAGAATATTAATCACATTGTGGAAATGGAGGAACAGCTGACAACCATGTCTCTGCAATCTATTTCACAAGAAATGATGATACAAGCGAAAGAACTGCAAATCAGTGATACAGCGTTGGCTGCATGTTTACAGACAACTGAAAGTGCAATTAGAGAAAAACGAAACAGTATGGGACTAACCCCTGCGTATCAAACGGTTATAACTGAAAATCATTTACCATACTACTATTCCACATGGCAAGGAGACCTTTATACGAAATCACAGCCTAACGAGAAGGATAAAGTGCTTATTATAGGCTCGGGACCAATTCGCATCGGGCAAGGAATGGAGTTTGATTATAGTTGTGTCCATGCCGCGTATGCTTTAAAAAAGGCGGGGTATACAACCGTGATAATCAATAATAATCCGGAAACGGTAAGTACAGATAGTTCTGTGGCGGACCACCTCTATTTTGAACCATTAACAGCTGAAGATGTTTTATCCGTTATTCAATATGAGAATATATCCGGTGCGCTGATTCAATTTGGCGGCCAAACAGCACTTGATCTTGCCGAAGAATTAGCAGAAGCAGGTGTATATATTTATGGAACACCGATTGATACCGTAAATCAGTTGGAAGATCGCAATCTATTTTACAAAATACTACACCAATTGAACATTCCGCATATTCAGGGAGAAATGGCTTATCGTATGGATGATATAAAGTTGCGTGCTGAAAAAATTGGGTACCCTGTGCTTGTAAGGCCTTCCTATGTTATTGGTGGGGAGTTAATGCAGATTATTTACCATGAACATGCCTTGGATTCCTACCTCCAAGAAATAAAACAGCTGAATGAACGAAGCTGGCCGATTTTGATTGATAAATATATTCAAGGCCTTGAGGTGGAATTGGACTGTGTCAGTGACGGGCAAAACATTATGGTCCCTGCTATAATGGAGCACATTGAACGGGCAGGAGTACATTCCGGCGATAGTATTGCTGTTATGCCTCCTGTTCATTTAACCGTAAGGCAACAGGAAAAATTGCTGGATTACACAAAAGCCATTTGCCAAAAAACAAACATTGTCGGTATGATAAATATTCAATTTGTTGTCAGTGATGATACCGTTTATGTGTTAGAAGTAAATCCACGTGCTTCCAGAACAGTTCCAATGGTCAGCAAACTTACGGATACAGCTATGGTCGATAATGCTGTCCATGTACAACTTGGTATGATGCTTGGAAAGGATGTATTGCCTGAAACACTTGGATACTATGCAGTAAAAGCACCAGTCTTTTCTTCGGCTCAGATGGAAGGGATGGATCCATTATTAGGTCCTGTTATGAAATCAACAGGGGAAATACTTGGACTAGATACAAGCTATGAAAAAGCGCTTGCTAAAGCAACGGGTATACCTTCCCTTACACTGGAGACAAACCCATCGAAAACCGGTCTTTTCTGTTCTATTGCTGACAGAGAAAAAATCTTAGCCGCCCCATTGCTGGAAAAACTGGCTGCGCGATTTCATTTATTGGCAACACCCGGAACAAGTTCTTATCTGCGAGCATGCGGAATCGAAAACGAAACGGTGGCTAACAGCCCGGAAGCGTTGCACACGCTATTTCACGAACGGTCACTTGCAGGTGCGGTGATTATTCCATCAGGTGTACAGCAGAAAAAAAGTGGCGATGTGGCCAGAAAATTGGCAACGAACAACCAAGTAGCGTTATTTACCTGTATCGACACATTAAAAACAGTAATGGAATGTTGGCAAGCTGATGATGATTTTTCTGTTGCCACTTTACAACAGTACTATAAAAAACGCCTTACAAGTGTTTCCGTGTAA
- the argJ gene encoding bifunctional glutamate N-acetyltransferase/amino-acid acetyltransferase ArgJ — protein METYTEVTDVGIEPKEGGLTSAKGFHAGGVHCGFKRKRPDLGWIYSDAPANTAAVYTTNQFQAAPLQVTKESIAQEKRIQGVLINSAVANACTGEEGLQNAYQMRRWFAEKLGIQPHLVAVNSTGVIGEQLPMDTLAAGIEQINLHDTDEKNFERAILTTDTFTKNVCVQVQIGEEQITIGGSAKGSGMIEPNMATMLAFLTTDAAIEQESLDAALKTAVNKTFNCITVDGDTSTNDTVMVMANGMATNTPITSRDLNQCRVFTEALTYVCRELAKQIARDGEGATKLIEVNVTGAQLQSDARAIGKAIVGSSLVKTAIYGSDPNWGRIICAIGYSGVALDTCNLEVAIGDVKVVENGMPAAFADGVVTEYLRYNEQIVITVNLHSGTQSASAWGCDLSYDYVKINASYRT, from the coding sequence ATGGAAACATATACAGAAGTAACGGATGTAGGGATTGAACCAAAGGAAGGTGGGCTCACTTCGGCCAAAGGGTTTCACGCAGGGGGGGTTCATTGTGGGTTCAAGCGGAAACGGCCGGATTTAGGGTGGATTTATTCGGACGCACCGGCTAATACAGCAGCTGTTTATACGACAAATCAATTTCAAGCAGCACCACTCCAGGTTACCAAAGAAAGTATTGCACAGGAAAAACGGATTCAAGGTGTGCTTATTAATTCCGCCGTTGCTAATGCATGTACAGGTGAGGAAGGTTTGCAAAATGCATATCAAATGCGGCGCTGGTTCGCGGAAAAACTGGGGATTCAACCACATTTGGTTGCCGTCAATTCAACAGGAGTTATTGGTGAGCAACTGCCGATGGATACATTAGCTGCCGGAATTGAACAGATTAATCTTCATGATACCGATGAGAAAAATTTTGAACGAGCAATTTTAACAACGGATACGTTCACAAAAAATGTCTGTGTACAGGTGCAAATAGGCGAGGAGCAAATAACCATTGGCGGTTCTGCCAAAGGTTCCGGAATGATTGAACCAAACATGGCAACGATGCTGGCATTCTTAACGACCGATGCAGCTATTGAACAGGAAAGTCTTGATGCGGCTCTGAAAACCGCTGTAAACAAGACGTTTAATTGCATTACCGTAGATGGGGATACAAGTACAAATGATACAGTGATGGTAATGGCCAATGGTATGGCAACGAATACACCTATTACATCAAGAGATCTAAACCAATGTCGAGTATTTACTGAAGCATTAACATATGTGTGTCGGGAGCTAGCCAAACAAATAGCGAGAGATGGTGAAGGTGCAACAAAATTAATTGAAGTAAATGTAACAGGAGCACAGCTGCAAAGCGATGCCCGTGCAATCGGCAAAGCTATTGTTGGTTCCAGCCTTGTAAAAACTGCCATTTATGGATCAGATCCAAATTGGGGAAGAATTATCTGTGCCATCGGCTATAGTGGAGTTGCCCTTGATACGTGTAATTTGGAAGTCGCAATAGGTGATGTGAAAGTTGTGGAAAACGGGATGCCAGCAGCCTTCGCGGATGGAGTTGTTACTGAATACTTACGGTATAACGAACAAATCGTTATCACTGTAAACCTCCATAGCGGAACACAATCAGCCAGCGCATGGGGATGTGACTTATCTTATGATTACGTAAAAATTAACGCATCGTACCGAACTTAA
- the argB gene encoding acetylglutamate kinase, which yields MSYIVIKCGGSVLDKLPDTFYKNIVELMEQYHLKPIVVHGGGPVVSNLLQTLDVQTTFVNGMRVTTEEILDVVEMGLSGIVNKKIVREITAQNGRAIGLSGVDNMTLEAEPLASNQKLGYVGQVASVHLTGLNALLDKGIIPVLSPLAVDQQGQRWNINADLAAAAVATTMQASLYMITDVDGVLHQDTLVPKLSAKEAEEMIDSGAIYGGMIPKVQAALNSIEAGVRKVVILNGAEKNSLMDFFIEEKTGTVFESVQRRNKQTVAEEASN from the coding sequence TTGTCGTATATCGTGATTAAATGTGGTGGCAGTGTGTTAGATAAACTCCCGGATACGTTTTATAAAAATATCGTTGAATTGATGGAACAATATCACTTAAAGCCGATTGTCGTTCATGGCGGCGGACCGGTGGTATCCAATTTGTTGCAAACATTAGATGTTCAAACGACTTTTGTTAACGGAATGCGGGTAACAACAGAAGAGATTTTAGATGTTGTGGAAATGGGTTTATCAGGAATCGTGAATAAAAAAATTGTCCGTGAAATTACTGCCCAAAATGGCAGAGCAATCGGGTTAAGTGGTGTAGATAATATGACATTAGAAGCCGAACCATTGGCATCTAATCAGAAGCTGGGCTATGTAGGTCAAGTTGCTTCCGTGCATTTAACTGGACTGAACGCCTTGCTTGACAAAGGAATTATCCCTGTTCTTTCCCCACTGGCAGTTGATCAGCAGGGCCAGCGCTGGAATATTAATGCAGACCTTGCTGCAGCGGCAGTAGCAACAACCATGCAAGCGTCCTTGTACATGATAACTGATGTAGACGGCGTACTTCATCAGGATACACTTGTGCCGAAGCTGTCAGCAAAGGAAGCAGAAGAAATGATTGATAGTGGTGCCATATACGGAGGTATGATTCCTAAAGTACAAGCAGCCTTGAACAGTATTGAAGCAGGAGTGCGGAAAGTCGTTATTCTTAACGGTGCCGAGAAAAATAGTTTAATGGACTTTTTTATAGAAGAGAAAACAGGTACGGTATTTGAATCCGTTCAACGGAGAAATAAGCAAACCGTAGCAGAGGAGGCTTCCAATTGA
- a CDS encoding acetylornithine transaminase, giving the protein MTNSTETSAIMQTYNRFPVTVIKGKGSYVWDDVGNVYLDFTSGIATCNLGHVPDTVKEAVSNQLEQLWHCSNLYHIPSQETLANLLTAYSCFDQVFFCNSGAEANEAAIKLIRSYNTTNKNIVTFEKSFHGRTMGTASATGQEKIQKGFEPLLSGFTHLTYNDYESLTFLANNPPAAVMLELVQGEGGVIPAEQAWINELVRICREKGILIAVDEVQTGLGRTGSLFAYEDYGFEPDILTTAKGLGSGFPIGSMLAKTNVAKAFGPGSHASTFGGNPLATTAGVATMKQLTSPSLLENVNRQSDILFSKLTELKEAYPQIKTIRGKGLLVGIELTDGAGEIVKEAINQKLLILTAGANVLRILPPLTVTTTELDKFIDKLQQVLEAVYGSYSK; this is encoded by the coding sequence TTGACAAATTCAACAGAGACATCTGCCATTATGCAGACGTATAACCGTTTTCCTGTAACCGTTATAAAAGGGAAAGGGAGTTACGTTTGGGACGACGTTGGCAATGTTTATTTAGATTTCACATCTGGTATTGCCACATGCAACCTTGGTCATGTGCCGGATACAGTAAAAGAAGCGGTATCAAATCAATTAGAACAACTTTGGCATTGTTCCAACCTATACCATATTCCGTCACAGGAGACATTGGCAAATTTGCTGACAGCTTATAGCTGTTTTGATCAAGTATTCTTTTGCAACAGTGGCGCAGAGGCAAATGAAGCCGCCATTAAGTTAATACGTTCGTATAACACAACAAATAAAAACATCGTTACATTTGAAAAATCTTTTCACGGCAGAACAATGGGTACAGCCAGTGCGACAGGGCAGGAAAAAATTCAAAAAGGATTTGAACCATTGTTATCCGGTTTCACTCATTTGACATACAACGATTACGAGTCGCTTACTTTTCTGGCTAACAACCCGCCGGCTGCTGTCATGCTTGAACTTGTTCAAGGGGAAGGTGGTGTTATCCCCGCCGAACAGGCTTGGATTAACGAACTTGTCCGTATCTGCAGGGAAAAGGGCATTCTCATTGCTGTAGACGAGGTACAAACAGGTCTCGGTCGAACGGGTTCTTTATTCGCCTATGAGGATTACGGGTTTGAACCGGATATACTCACAACAGCCAAAGGTTTGGGATCCGGCTTTCCGATCGGGTCCATGCTTGCAAAAACAAATGTTGCTAAAGCTTTCGGCCCTGGAAGTCATGCAAGTACATTTGGCGGCAATCCGCTGGCAACGACTGCTGGTGTGGCAACTATGAAACAGCTGACGTCACCGTCCCTTTTGGAAAATGTAAACAGACAAAGTGACATTCTTTTCAGTAAACTGACAGAACTAAAAGAGGCGTATCCGCAAATCAAAACAATTAGAGGAAAAGGGCTGTTGGTCGGTATAGAATTAACCGATGGGGCCGGGGAAATAGTGAAAGAAGCGATCAATCAAAAACTCTTAATTTTAACAGCTGGGGCCAACGTCCTTCGCATATTGCCTCCACTTACCGTAACAACAACGGAATTGGATAAATTTATTGATAAACTGCAACAAGTACTTGAAGCCGTCTATGGCTCATATAGTAAATAG
- a CDS encoding glycerophosphodiester phosphodiesterase, whose product MNKLPTNIFAHRGASGHAPENTMAAFELAYRQGADGIETDVHLTKDNIPVLMHDEQVNRTTNGAGYIKDYSLKQLKQLDAGSWFSSAFADSKILSLDEFLTWIRHKALYLNIELKNNKIDYTNLETIIYNRLAHYGLLHRSILSTFNPNSMMRLKKAETDTETALLISRRFKHKKLITYALDLEASAVHIKYRHLRQRLVDRIHQKQLAVRVFTVNELNHMVRCFSMGCDAIFTDYPEAAVQSRRQFNNRNAR is encoded by the coding sequence GTGAATAAATTGCCAACCAACATTTTTGCGCATCGAGGTGCAAGCGGGCATGCACCGGAAAATACCATGGCCGCCTTTGAGCTTGCGTATCGACAAGGTGCTGATGGAATAGAAACCGATGTTCATCTGACAAAAGACAATATCCCTGTATTAATGCACGATGAACAAGTCAACCGAACGACAAATGGCGCCGGATACATAAAAGATTATTCACTCAAGCAATTGAAACAACTAGACGCAGGTTCCTGGTTTTCTTCAGCATTTGCTGATTCCAAGATCCTGTCACTGGATGAGTTTCTTACATGGATCCGCCACAAGGCCTTATATTTAAATATTGAACTAAAAAATAATAAAATAGACTATACGAACTTGGAAACAATTATCTATAACAGATTAGCACATTATGGGTTGTTACATCGCAGCATACTGTCAACATTCAATCCTAACAGCATGATGCGGCTAAAAAAAGCTGAAACAGACACTGAAACTGCCTTATTAATTTCAAGACGTTTTAAACATAAAAAATTGATAACCTATGCATTGGATTTAGAAGCATCAGCTGTACATATAAAATATCGTCATCTCCGTCAGCGGCTTGTTGACCGTATCCATCAGAAACAATTGGCAGTACGTGTATTTACCGTTAATGAACTAAACCACATGGTCCGTTGTTTCTCGATGGGGTGTGACGCAATTTTCACCGATTACCCAGAAGCAGCCGTGCAATCCCGTCGACAATTTAACAACCGGAATGCGAGATAA